The following nucleotide sequence is from Zea mays cultivar B73 chromosome 1, Zm-B73-REFERENCE-NAM-5.0, whole genome shotgun sequence.
caccaagctcggaaggaactaatccatacttaacttcaataccacatttgcagagtactggatcaaactTCAACTCTTCCACCCactcattttttttcttttcctttgcctCTGGTTCTAGCCAATAGGACataggaccatacaaccactctatGAAATGACACTTACGCCACTCATATGGCTTCAAGAGAATAATTTAGTAAATTTGTGCACAAAATAACAAAAGTTTAGTCATTTGTTATgagctcacataatcaatgttcggacacaCAAAGTGCTTCGCAGTGTCCTCATCGATGACAGCACGATCTCcgcaatcgcatcgaggcggtgagtccattcgtatttctgTTGCTACATCCTTCTCCACATCcatcattggtggaggattcagggaaggaggtacccaacgcttaaaacgctcatgactagtACTTCCACACAACCAATTagcgaaaagaagatatcgagggtcaaatttattaggaccgtcgatccactggaaaagAAACACCTCAGGTGCTCCTACAAAATGGAACGAAGCATTATTACACATCTAGTAAACAATATTAACTCACAAGTCATAAGGTACGTACGTTAAAACTGCCACAAAGGTAGAAGCAGCGAGCAGCTGTGTCTGGATGTTTGGATTGAcatacccaagccagtctgccacaatCATAGTTAGGCACAAgaagttcaggaggaacaggagcatccttactagatacatccggatataactcccgatgacgatctctcttctgccacaacgcctcccGGTACATGTCTTTCGTCTAAGAAACGATTATATATTAACACAAGTACATAATACACAGTATAATCAGATTTCACAAACTATCAAATCAAATGTGAATCGAAAAACTATCCTAGGAGCAACAATGAAAACTAATAATCGAAAAATTACAAAacaatatacaaaacgaatcagtgagacaccataccttggtctacAAAGTATTCTAACTCGAATCTTTGGATGGAGCAACTTTAAAGAAGTTTTGAATGGAGGGGAAATGAGCTCCTCTCGGCCAGCAGAACGACCGATTTATAGGCCTCCCTAGCtcagcgccaagatctgtggcatcAAGTTAGGAGGCCGTGTCGGCGCCACGCCAGCCCTGGCCGCCGGGAGCCACCACCACCACGTAAGAGCTCGGCGTCCTATGGCACCGAGCGTCGGGTCTAAATAAAGAAATAAGTCATCCAGGGGTCTAAATGTAAATTTTTGTGAAAAAATGGTTAAAAAGACAAAAAAAATCGGCAACCCTACGTCCATGTGTTTCGTGTGTTTTCTCTATCGTGCTTCTGGAAAGGGAGACAGACTTCTACGATTCCTAGCGTCTAATCTGTCAACGGAAGGAAAGTGAGCGGATCTGATGATCCATGTTAGGGCTGATTTGGCAGCCCATTTCCCCGCTGGGAACCCAGCCTTTTCCCTGTGCCAGCAGCCTACGTGACAATATTCCACCGGCAAAAAATTTGCCCTGTTTGGAAGGCGGATCCGTGGGGGCATCAGCCCACCCCGAGCCCAGCTTCCGCGTGGAAAGACGCCCTGCCTCTGGACGTCGGACAACCATCGCTCCGATTGTCTCGTCTATTCCTCATCTCGTGGATGGTGGCGGCGTCCTATCTCTGTTGCTGTTGATGATTTCTTGAACGCACGACGAACGCGAGCTATGTCGAACCCTACCAAATCACAGGTACGTGAACCCTACCGGATCTCCCTCTTCTCCCCTTCCTACACCTCCCCCGCACGCTCCCAAATCCAAGTAGCGGATCCCCTCACGCTCCCAAATCCCCACACGCTCCCAAATCTGCAGATTCCCTCGGTCGGTCCCCAACCATAGCGGCTGTCAAATCCCCAGATCAAATGCTTATTCGGTGGGTGCAGAGATAAAACTGTCGCATGCTTCCTCCCTCGCAGGCCGGGTCCAAGGAAACCTGCTAGCTGGTTAGTATGCCATTACTCTGCTCATCTGTTGTTTTGCTCCAGTGTCATCAGCTTgccaaaagaaaaaaagaaaaatggaTTACTTGCTTCCAGTGCCATGCGGTTTGAGCTCATCAGCAGACTCTCCATCAGATGGTGCAGCAGTTTTTTTTGGTTTCCGCGGTAGAGGATCGCGGAGTTTGACCAACCAGTGGTTAGCACCATGTGCCCGAGATGGCAAACTGATTTTTTTGGATTTCCGCGGTAGAGGATAGTGCAGCAGTTTGTTTTGGATTAATTGGTGCATACAGTTTTTGTTGGGTGGGTCGTGGGAGTATGAGGTGATGGCAGGAGGTCGATCAAAGCAAACGACCACACACGCCTGATTGGCTTATTGCTTATTGCTTTCAATATTACTTGCTTATATCATGGCTAGATGCATGATTAAATTTTTATTTTTTATGTTATATGATAGGTAGCTCAGTTATACAAGTGCATGATTAAATTTTATGTTTCTAGATAATGGGTTCTTGGGAGGAGCATGTTAGGCGGTTTTTgttggaggaggaagaagatgatgaCGAACTGTTCTTTGTTATTCTCCCTGCTATAATCCCATACCTCTCAGAGGAGTTCGGTACCATCTTAGTCAGTTTAGGAGACGTCGTTCATCACAAAGTGGTTATGCAAACTACAAAGAGTTGTTCAATCATCGCCATGCAATTCTCCGCAACCATATAGAGAGGGCCATTGGTGTTCTTAAGAAAAGGTTCCCGATTCTAAAAGTAGGGACATTCCATCCCATAGCAAACCAAATCAAGAtcgttgttgcagccattgcattTCACAACATAATTAGAGGGCATAATGGTGATGAAGGATGGCTGGACAACCAACCAGATTATATGTCTCCAAGTCAATATGTTGATGTCCCTGAGGTAGACAACATCTATCCTAATGACACAGAGTCAAGTGATGGAAGTACACTAAGAGATCAGATTGCACTGCAGATGTGGGCTGCCTACAATAGTTGATTAGCTTGAGTCCAAATACAATAAGGCATTGTAGATGTGGAGTTTTTGCTATGTCTAGTTTCTCTACCATGTTTTTTACAATGTTTGCAGCttgatgtaatgatgtaatgcAACTATCTGTCTTATCTACTTATACAACTATGTTGTGTTAGTTATTCCATCACTTTTTTGTGTGATCTAAAATGTCAAATGCAGGTATCTAGTAATACACTTGATGTTTCTTCTCTTTTTTGGCCTTTATTCAACTGTACATAGTGTAATGTTGTATGTTCTTTTTATTTTACTAATGCCTTTGAATATTTATTGGAAAATATAGCCATGTCAAAGGAAGGTGCAAGGGCGTCCTGGAACTCAACATATGAGAAGGGTTTAGTCGATGTACTACATGACAACAAAGATAACCCAAAGTTGAAGGGTCAAAATGGATGGAATTCAGAGGGATGGAAGTGTATCACTGCTAAGTTTAATGAAAGGTTCTCTTTGGCTCATTTCACAAAACAACAATTACAAGAGAAGGACAAAGAACTTAAATCAAGTTATAAAGCAGTAAGAGATTCAAGAAAAGAAAGTTGGACTGGTTGGAATGACTCCCTATGTATGATATTAGCTGAACCAGAGGTTTGGGCAAGGTTGATTAGTGTAAGCAAATTCTTTTTATAACATTATGTCTTTTCTTATTCAATATGATCTTTTTTGTTGCTGAGAACTAATTACATTTCATGTTGCATTTAATAGGCTCACCCAAAGGTTGCAAGGTTTCGCAAGAAGCCATTTCCTCTTTTCTACTCTTTAGAAGCACTTTATGAAGGTGAGTGTcaacaaagaaccacaatgttcgaAGAATGTGGCTAAAGCACAAAATCAGGCATGTCCTTAGTTAAGCATGTAACAAAACATAGCTTCCAAGAACATGTTAGCAGCATACTTCTGCAAGTTTCTTCGCTTTTGTCACTTCCTAGTTGTAAAATGTTGGTACATGGTGTAAACTAAACTGTGTGTCAATTGGTGCTACTTGGTATTTGCAGAGTGCTAAGTGGAAGCAACACTTGAAGCTGACATGGAGAAGAAAAATGGAACAACAATCCACATGAAGCTTGTAAAAAAGAAGTTAAACTAATAATTTATTCTAGTGTCAAAGTTCATAATGACTGGACTTGTACTCTGTTATTATGCTATAATAATTTGTTGAATATTAGATGATCATGTCATGTGCTGTTTTTTTTACATTTTTAGTGATGTTTCATTGTGTTTTTGTTTTTCTAAATATTTCCTATTTTTCTTTGATTTTTATGATTTTTTGAAGAATTTTGTCTCCAGAGAGGTTTTTAGCCCCTTGTTTGCCAAACAGTGAGTGACAGGAAAATACATTAAAGTGGGAAAAATCCTCCCAGGGAATTAAAGTGTCATTTAAAATCCTCTTGGTGGATAATTTCCCTAGGTTTTTTGTCTATTTATTGCCAAATTAGCCCTTAATGTAGTTATTCAACGTTAAAAACGACGGCTGATTATTGATCTTTTCGCTTTCACCCCTAACCAAAGGTTTATAGTTTGTATAAGGGCATGTAGATTCAATTGTTCAGCCAGAACGTAGATCGGGAACGGAGTTGCTGGGCCGTCGGATGCTCACCTCTGCTAGTCCTCTGCTGTGTGTGTGGTGCGGTACAGGCATTGCACGGCCCACGCGCTCTCTTACCTCGCTCGTCTCGTCACAGTCACAGCTCAAAAGCAGCAAGGCGGCTGACAGGTGGGCCGCCGAAGCTCGCGAGCGCACTAGCAGAGTACAGGACTACAGATGTACAATAACAGGCTCACTGCTGAAATAAAGAGGAGAGACATGTAATTTCACAGCTAGTTTTAGCACATGAATCTATAAATTTTACGAGAAAGATAAGTTCGATTGGTCATATAATATCAATAAAGAGCTAAATAACATATAGATAGACTGAAAGATTGCTGCAGTACAGCTGTGATTTGAGGGGCGTGTTAGTTGGGGTTGGGGCGCGTGTGCGCTCCATTTCACTTCACCGTTCGAGTGGGCAAAAAGCAGAATCCTGCCTTTCCAACTCCAAGGGGGAGTTGCCATTCCTGTCATCCGGTGTGGCCtttgggagagggagagagaaggaaGGGGAGGCTTCTTCCGTTCCGGCAGCGGCTCCCTCCGCTTTCGGTTCTTTGCAAGATCGAGCGAGCGCAATCATCGATCGCTGCCATCATCACCAGGCAAGCATGGGTATGTATGCCACCGCCCGTCTCCCTCCTTCCCTTCCTTTATTGGTGTCGCTCAGGCCGGCCTGCTCCCGTCCCGTGCGGCGGGGGGCCCTTTCCTTctatggcggcggcggcggcgaggttaCTTTTACTCTTTGCCTTGTTTGCGCCGTTCTGGTTCTGTTTCGCTTCGGGGAAGGAAATGGTCCCCGCTTCAGttttaccttttcttttcttttctgatGAGTTGGTGAAATTCGGTTGTTTGATTCGGGGAGCCCATTCTACCTGCTTTCGCCCAGTAGCCGCAAGCCCGCAATCACCGCGTGGACGCGGCCACACTTTCTTTCTCTCTTGCATTTCTGGTCTGCAGCTGCGGTTCGGTTCAATCTTGACTCTTGAGTGAAGCGTTTGTTTCTTTTCGTGAAGCAGCATTAGCGGATGGAGAGGCGGATTATTCTTCTTGGGACAGTGACGACGAGTACCAGAAATTCATCCAAAACATGAACCCTCCAAGGTATATATGCTAACCGACTCTTCACCAGTTTCCTTGTTTCAGAGAAAAACAGTTCCTTCCTCAACCACTTTCAGTCTTACCAGTCTGCAAAGTCTCTGTCAGTCTTGCCAGTGTGCAATCCCAAGTTTTTTCATGGTTATATACTAGGCAGGCAACATGTTGAttcatgttttttcttttctcgaGTTCAGGGTCACCATCGACAACACATCATGTCCAAATGCTACAGTCATCCATGTGAGTCCCTCGAATGTCAAACGCGTGTTTCCCCTTGTTCGCgcctgaagctgaagctgaagctgaagctggcatAGTTTTTGCTCGAACGATACAGGTGGACAGCGCGAACAAGTATGGGATACTGTTGGAGGTAGTGCAGGTCCTCACCGACCTCAAGCTCATAGTCAAGAAGGCATACATATCCTCAGACGGGGGATGGTTCATGGACGGTATGTAGGAGAGCCATTGGTTTCGTTCAATTCCTTTTTCGTCGATTTCTAAGCTGTTTGGGTACGTTTCTGCTGCCAGTCTTCACTGTGACGAACCAAAGTGGGCACAAGATAACGGACGAATCTGTGCTGCAAGGAATAAAAGACTACATTTACAAGGTAGCCAAATATTGTTTGCCATCACGCACCATCGTTCAGTTTGTTGATGAATCCGTGAACCATGTCGTCCTGGCGCATGCAGTCTATCGGGCCTGACTCCTGCTTCCTTCCCTCGCGGAGGAGAGCCGTCGGGGTGGAGCCGTCCTCCGACCACACCCTGATAGAGCTAACGGGGACCGACAGGCCGGGCCTCCTCTCGGAGGTGAGCGCGGTGCTCACGAGCCTGGAGTGCAACGTGGTGAGCGCGGAGCTGTGGACGCACAACGGGAGAGCCGCCGCCGTGATGCAGGTCACCGACAGGGAGTCCGGGCTGGCGGTCTCGGACGCGGAGAGGGTCGGCAGGATCAAGGGGCGGCTCTACAACGTGTTCAGAGGGAGGAGCCGGGACGCCAAGACCGCGGTCGCGACGACGGGCGCCACCCACCCGGAGCGGAGGCTGCACCAGATGATGTTCGAGGACCGGGACTACGAGAGGCGCGGCAAGGACGATGGCAGGGCGGCGGCGAGCGGCAGCAACCCCGGTCCGGTGGTTTCGGTCGTGAACTGGCTTCAGAAATACTACTCCGTGGTGACGGTCCGGTGCAGGGACCGGCCCAAGCTCCTGTTCGACACGGTGTGCACCCTGACGGACATGCAGTACGTGGTGTTCCATGGCAGCGTGGATACCGAGGGCCCCGAAGCTTACCAGGTAGTATATATATATGCCATGGCCATGCCATGCCAGCGAGCTTCGATCTCCTGTTGCTAGCTGGACATAGACACGCGACGCGCCTTTGCTGTTTGTTTGCTTTACTAGCCTATGACACTGACACCATGGTCTGTTGTTGTGTTTCGACAGGACTACTACATCAGGCACATCGATGGGTGTCCCGTCAATTCGGAGGCCGAGAGGAAGAGGATCATCCAGTGCCTTGAAGCAGCCATAGAACGGAGAGTGTCCGAGGTAACTCAGCAGCATGCCAGCATCAAGCACATATGCGATTACTTTCATTTTTTTTTCTTTATCATCGACTGTATATATATGCACTTGCAGGGCCTGAAGCTAGAGCTGTCGACAGGCGACAGGGTGGGTCTGCTGTCGGACGTGACGCGCATCTTCCGCGAGAACGGCCTGACGGTGACGAGAGCGGAGGTCTCGACCAGGGGcgacgaggcggtcaacaccttcTACGTCCGCGACGCGGCCGGGAGCGCCGTCGAGCTGAGGACGCTGGAGGCCATCCGCCAGGAGATTGGCCAGACCGTTCTCCAGGTGAAGGGGCACCCCGAGCAGCCGAAGCCGCCGGTAGCCGCGCAGGACTCGCCCACCAGGTTCCTCTTCAGCAGCCTGTTGTTCAGACCGAGGTCGCTGTGCAACCTCGGGCCCTGATGATGAGTTCCAGCTCCAGTTCCAGCTAGCGCAGCGCGTGCATGAGAATTGAGAACTGTCTGTTGTCGGGAGATGCTGCTGTACCCCAAGGGCCCAAGGGCAAGAGTTGTACAACGCGATCAGGAGTGTTCATTCGTCAGAAGCTCAGAACAGGTGACCAGAAGTCGTTTAAAGCGAAGCCCACACCCAACAGCTGGTGAATACTGAATACACCCTATAGCATCGTCCACCGTTGAGTAGTGAAAGGTGTAGTTCTGTAAGGCTATCTCCAGTCCTGTCGACATGGTGGTGCCCCATTGCAAGTATGATTCATTCAAGCTTGCTGTAAATACTGCCTCCCACGGCCATCTCCATCTATTTATTCTCTAGACATCAGCAGCGGTCACTGATGGCGTTGCCTCTTGGGGATATTCAGAGGCTGGGTCTGTCATTTGCGCAGGGCGCACATGTCGGAAATGGCCGCCAGCTCTGCGCGGGGCCCTAGCCCTACTACCATGGCTGGCTGCAAGTTGGTGCTTGGAGGAGTTCTGGGCGTGGAGTAGTTTGCTCACGGGATGCATGCGAGGCTCATCAAAGCTGGGCACCAGGCAGAGGCGTTTACGGATAACGAACGCTCGCAGGAAAAAGGACAGTAAAAAAAACTTTTAGTACAACTGGAATGGGATGTGTTTGTGAAAGATCTTGTGCTGCCGAACGGCCAGTGCTGCCAGCAGGATCTCTCGTAAACACACAGAGGGAGGAGGCCGCGCCCTACAGGCAGCAGGGCTGCCGGCTGGGGCCAACCTGTAGATATTTCTGGCGCCTGGTAACGTTCTAGGACTATAATTTTTTTTTAATCTTGCCGTAGATCGAGAGTACTTTGAGGAGCAGAGAGCACACAGCTTCGCAGTCACGTCACATGCATGCATGTCAGTGTTTAGGGCTCAAAGCAAGTACTATACATCTGAAGCAACTAATTGCCATCACCCACACAACCACAACGacgacacccccccccccccccccccccccccccaagtcATCAGTCGTCTCTGTGAATCTGAGAGAGCGCGTGAGCTGTGctcgtccgcagcagcttttgacaAGGGAGGCCTCGTTCAGATGAGATCTTGGGCGATGGCGGCAGTGCGTCTGAGCTGGAAACGGATCTGGCCAGTTGATTCGGAGGTATACCGTACAACCACAGGTTGGAGCTGGCTGGAAGACAGGAGGGGGATCTTCGCTTCTTCACTCTTCAGTAAGATCTGTGATGTGCTCATTTGCAGATACAACTAACAGTGGCGGATCCAGCTCTTATGCTTAGACTGTGTCTGAAAAAATGTCAAAAAAAGATCAGCAAGACTCAGAACCTTAACTGCTAAGGTTATAACATAGCGCTTACACAATTATACTAACTACTCTTATGTGATTTTAGGGTGTGTCATGATCCATAATCATATGGACCACCCGTTGGATCTGCCATCCTTATCAGTTGTCACCTTTTTTCTTAAAAGAGAACAAATCGAACTCATCCGTTTCAACCACAGCCCACAGGCCACAGCCACAGTTAATAGATAGAATGTTCACTCAGTCTAGAGGTTAAGCTTCATCACGTGCCATCTTTTCCTCGTGTCATGCAATGCAAGCAACGGAGGAAGAGCTGGTCTGGACCGAAAAGCAGAAATAAAGGGATCGATGGGTGTTGACGTCGATCTGGACGTCAAACACCGGATATAAACTGCTGGCGGTGTTCGCTGTCCAGGCAAGGACGGTCCGCGGCGGCATAGGGAAGAAGAATAAGAGCTGGTCTTTTCATGTCGTGGGAAGTCAAGTGAGCGGCACGACCATCAGAAAAGGGATTATTGGTGGGCATGCATCCATGTTTAGGGGACGGCAAGCTGCTGAAACCATGTGGATTCCAACCCAAACAGGTCGGAGTTGGAGCCTACTCCTTTCCATCAGCTGGTTCAGGGTCTAGGGAGCAGCGATGTGTGTCTTCCATAATAACTCCTGTACCACTGCACTAGTATGTAAGATGATCACAGCTTCACAGTGTCCATCTCTTCTGCCACAATGCATGTATGGCTGGTCGCAAATCGCAATGCAAGGACCCTCTTCTAATGGGCAGGAGCTAGGACTTGCTAGGCACATGTGGCACAGTCGTCTTATACAACAAGAGCTACaatcattttcggcggccagaaacCGCAAAAAATAAGGCCTTTGCcgtcgaaaataagctattttcggcggtctTAAGTTTATTTTCGGCAGTTCCTGGCCGCCAGAAAAAATCAACCGAAAATAAgtctttattttcggcggctggtcctggccgccgaaaataagctattttcggcggccagcaaAACAACCGCTGAAAATAATGGTTAACTATCGAGTATCGACGGATAACACGTGACCGCCGGAAATAAAAGGCCTGCTGAAAATAGTTATTGCTTATTTTAGACGGCCTACtgaggccgccgaaaattaataatttcaaagaAAAAAAACCTTAATGGAGCCGAGATCGACGGGAGCGTCGGGACTTGCGTGCGGCGCGTA
It contains:
- the LOC100278607 gene encoding uncharacterized protein isoform X1 — its product is MSKEGARASWNSTYEKGLVDVLHDNKDNPKLKGQNGWNSEGWKCITAKFNERFSLAHFTKQQLQEKDKELKSSYKAVRDSRKESWTGWNDSLCMILAEPEVWARLISAHPKVARFRKKPFPLFYSLEALYEEC
- the LOC100274391 gene encoding ACT domain-containing protein ACR4 gives rise to the protein MALADGEADYSSWDSDDEYQKFIQNMNPPRVTIDNTSCPNATVIHVDSANKYGILLEVVQVLTDLKLIVKKAYISSDGGWFMDVFTVTNQSGHKITDESVLQGIKDYIYKSIGPDSCFLPSRRRAVGVEPSSDHTLIELTGTDRPGLLSEVSAVLTSLECNVVSAELWTHNGRAAAVMQVTDRESGLAVSDAERVGRIKGRLYNVFRGRSRDAKTAVATTGATHPERRLHQMMFEDRDYERRGKDDGRAAASGSNPGPVVSVVNWLQKYYSVVTVRCRDRPKLLFDTVCTLTDMQYVVFHGSVDTEGPEAYQDYYIRHIDGCPVNSEAERKRIIQCLEAAIERRVSEGLKLELSTGDRVGLLSDVTRIFRENGLTVTRAEVSTRGDEAVNTFYVRDAAGSAVELRTLEAIRQEIGQTVLQVKGHPEQPKPPVAAQDSPTRFLFSSLLFRPRSLCNLGP
- the LOC100274391 gene encoding ACT domain-containing protein ACR4 isoform X1, with the translated sequence MAALADGEADYSSWDSDDEYQKFIQNMNPPRVTIDNTSCPNATVIHVDSANKYGILLEVVQVLTDLKLIVKKAYISSDGGWFMDVFTVTNQSGHKITDESVLQGIKDYIYKSIGPDSCFLPSRRRAVGVEPSSDHTLIELTGTDRPGLLSEVSAVLTSLECNVVSAELWTHNGRAAAVMQVTDRESGLAVSDAERVGRIKGRLYNVFRGRSRDAKTAVATTGATHPERRLHQMMFEDRDYERRGKDDGRAAASGSNPGPVVSVVNWLQKYYSVVTVRCRDRPKLLFDTVCTLTDMQYVVFHGSVDTEGPEAYQDYYIRHIDGCPVNSEAERKRIIQCLEAAIERRVSEGLKLELSTGDRVGLLSDVTRIFRENGLTVTRAEVSTRGDEAVNTFYVRDAAGSAVELRTLEAIRQEIGQTVLQVKGHPEQPKPPVAAQDSPTRFLFSSLLFRPRSLCNLGP